CGGGAGCAGATATTGCATCTGCTCAAAACGGACGGACCGATGACGGTCAGTGATTTGGCTGAAAAACTGGATATCACGGAGATGGCGGTTCGGCGCCACCTCAACACGTTGGAACGGGATCAGATGATTGGCTCCCGGCTGTTGCGCCAGGCGATGGGGCGTCCGACCAGCCAATTTTATCTGACAGATAAAGCGGATGAATATTTCCCAAAAAACTACCACACCTTTGCACTCAGTCTGTTGGAGGACATCGAGGAGACGGAAGGTCCGGAAGCAGTCGAGCGGCTGTTTGAACGGCGCAAGGACCGACTGACCAAAGAGTTTCAGGATGCTTTTCGGGGTAAGACGTGGGAGGAGCAGGTCAAAACGCTCGCCCAACTACAGGATGAAAAGGGCTATATGGTTCGGCTCGAAAAGCGGTCAGACGGTTCCTACGAGTTGACGGAACTCAACTGTCCGATCGCGCAAGTGGCCAACCGGTACCAACAGGCTTGCGCCTGTGAAATCGGGTGGTTCCGCAATATGTTGGATGCAGATGTGGATCGGACGGAATGCAAGGCCAAAGGCGGCCAACATTGTGTCTATGTAATCAAGCCCAAAAGAAATTGATTGTTTAGGGCGTGTCTGGTTACTGTCCACATTGCTTTCCAGGCTTGCTCCAGCCTGCGCCCTGCAGGGAAGCAGATGATGACCGCTCCGACCAGGTCAGCGCAGGACGTGGGCAGGAAATTGCCTTCGATTTCAATCCTGCGCTTCCCGAGTCTCGGGCTGGCTTGGATAAGTCGCTCACAATGATCAGAGATGCCCTAGTCCGGACACACTTTCGTCTTAACGGCATTGAGCCGTTCTTTTTTTTGCACTGCGGGACAATCCTGCAATACAATGAAATCAGTTGGGCGTTTTGTGCCATCAGGAGGGAAACAATATGTCTCAATGGTACGAAGAAAGTTTCGGGGAAGATTATTTGTTGGTGTATCGCCATCGCAGTAAAGCATCTGCACAAAAAGAAGTGCGTGCGATCACCCGGTGGTTGGACCTGAAACCGGGTCAACGTGTATTGGATTTGTGTTGCGGCACGGGACGTCACTCCATCGCACTGGCAGAGGAGGGATTGCACGTCACAGGAATCGATTTGTCCGAGACACTGTTGAAACGTGCGCGGAAAGATTCGGCAGGGCGGAACATTCGGTATGTTCGCGGTGATATGCGGGAATTGCCCTTTGAAGACGGGTCTTTTGATGTGGTCGTTAACTTGTTTACTTCCTTTGGTTATTTTGAAACGGATGCGGACAATCAGAAGGTATTGCACGAAATCGCGCGCGTGCTACGGTCTAGCGGTGCGTTCCTGATAGATTTTCTCAATCGCCAATCGGTGCAATCGCGCTTGGTCCCTGTCAGTGAGCGGGAGCAAAACGGTTTGCACATCCGGGAGGAACGTCGCATTGACGGTGATTTCGTAAGGAAAACGATCGCCATCACGGCCCCTGACGGGAATCGCCGTCAATACCATGAACGCGTCAAAATGTATACGTATGAACAAATGCGGGATATGCTGGCGCAATCCGGTTTGCGTTTGGAGGACGCCAAGGGGGATTTTGAAGGCAATCCGTATACGCCGGAAAGTCCACGCATGATTTTGATGGGGCGTGGTAGCAGATGAAAACCTATCAGGCCTATCTGCTGGATTTAGACGGCACGTTGTACCGTGGGAAGGAAGTGATTTCGGGAGCACGGGAGTTTGTACGCTGGTTAAAAGACAGCAGCCGTGATTTCCTTTATTTTACCAACAACTCATCCCGTACCCCCGAACAAGTGGCGGAAAAACTGAGGGCGTTCGGGTTTCCGGCAGAGCCGGATCAGGTGATGACGTCGTCAATCGCCACCGCCCGCTTTTTGCAGGAGCAATTGAAGGG
The window above is part of the Polycladomyces subterraneus genome. Proteins encoded here:
- a CDS encoding helix-turn-helix transcriptional regulator, translating into MTSTREQILHLLKTDGPMTVSDLAEKLDITEMAVRRHLNTLERDQMIGSRLLRQAMGRPTSQFYLTDKADEYFPKNYHTFALSLLEDIEETEGPEAVERLFERRKDRLTKEFQDAFRGKTWEEQVKTLAQLQDEKGYMVRLEKRSDGSYELTELNCPIAQVANRYQQACACEIGWFRNMLDADVDRTECKAKGGQHCVYVIKPKRN
- a CDS encoding class I SAM-dependent methyltransferase: MSQWYEESFGEDYLLVYRHRSKASAQKEVRAITRWLDLKPGQRVLDLCCGTGRHSIALAEEGLHVTGIDLSETLLKRARKDSAGRNIRYVRGDMRELPFEDGSFDVVVNLFTSFGYFETDADNQKVLHEIARVLRSSGAFLIDFLNRQSVQSRLVPVSEREQNGLHIREERRIDGDFVRKTIAITAPDGNRRQYHERVKMYTYEQMRDMLAQSGLRLEDAKGDFEGNPYTPESPRMILMGRGSR